The following coding sequences are from one Desulfosporosinus orientis DSM 765 window:
- a CDS encoding corrinoid protein, translated as MTKIDEVKAKVEAGKAKLLPGLVQEALDEGNSAGDILQSMIDSMGIVGDKFSAGEVFVPEMLMAAKAMAKGVDVLKPHLTGTSTSSLGTCVIGTVQGDLHDIGKNLVTMMLESVGFKMIDLGVDVSTEKFMNAIKENENVNLVACSGLLTTTMSAMKETVHALKTCGLTGFKVMVGGAPVTQEMADEIGADGFAPDAGGAAVKAKELVKA; from the coding sequence ATGACAAAGATTGATGAAGTAAAAGCTAAAGTAGAGGCAGGAAAAGCTAAGCTTCTGCCTGGTTTGGTACAAGAAGCACTTGATGAAGGAAACTCAGCAGGAGATATTCTTCAGTCTATGATCGATTCGATGGGTATTGTCGGTGACAAATTTTCTGCAGGGGAAGTTTTCGTGCCTGAAATGCTGATGGCGGCTAAAGCGATGGCCAAGGGTGTTGACGTGCTTAAACCTCATCTTACAGGTACAAGCACATCTTCTTTGGGTACCTGTGTAATTGGTACGGTTCAAGGTGATCTTCATGACATCGGGAAAAACCTTGTTACCATGATGCTTGAAAGTGTTGGGTTTAAAATGATCGACCTGGGTGTCGACGTTTCAACAGAGAAATTCATGAATGCTATCAAAGAAAATGAAAATGTAAACTTAGTGGCCTGCTCAGGTCTTCTTACAACAACTATGTCGGCAATGAAAGAAACCGTTCATGCACTTAAAACCTGTGGATTAACAGGCTTCAAGGTCATGGTTGGCGGTGCGCCTGTAACCCAGGAGATGGCAGATGAAATCGGAGCGGACG
- a CDS encoding methyltetrahydrofolate cobalamin methyltransferase — protein sequence MIIIGEKINGAIPSVAKAIAAKDADFIRNLAKAQAGAGATFIDVCASVEDNIELETMKWLIDLVQEVTDTPIAIDSPNVRICAEAIKFCNKPGLINSISMEGDKVDIIFPLIADTKWECVALLCDDTGIPQNAEKRLEVFAGIMKKAKENNIAPSRLHIDPLVQMLCTSEDGINTIVDVIKEIKTQYPEIHVTGGASNISFNLPVRKLVNQAFIVMAINAGMDSAIIDPLNRDMMGMIYATEALLGEDEYCMEYIGAYREDKFGPKK from the coding sequence TTGATAATTATTGGTGAAAAAATTAATGGGGCAATTCCTTCCGTAGCAAAGGCAATTGCAGCAAAGGATGCAGATTTTATTAGAAATCTTGCCAAAGCACAAGCTGGGGCAGGAGCTACCTTTATTGATGTGTGTGCCTCTGTTGAAGACAATATTGAACTGGAAACCATGAAATGGCTTATTGACTTGGTACAAGAGGTTACAGATACACCCATTGCTATTGACAGCCCTAATGTCCGTATTTGTGCGGAAGCGATAAAATTTTGCAATAAGCCTGGTCTGATTAATTCCATCTCCATGGAAGGGGACAAGGTTGACATAATATTTCCATTAATTGCTGATACTAAATGGGAATGTGTCGCTCTCTTATGTGATGACACCGGAATTCCCCAGAATGCCGAAAAGCGTTTAGAAGTTTTTGCTGGAATCATGAAAAAGGCTAAAGAAAATAACATTGCTCCATCCCGTTTGCATATTGATCCTTTAGTTCAAATGCTTTGTACCTCGGAAGATGGAATTAATACTATTGTAGACGTAATCAAGGAAATAAAAACACAATATCCGGAAATTCATGTCACTGGGGGAGCCAGCAATATTTCCTTTAATCTTCCGGTCAGAAAACTGGTCAACCAGGCTTTCATTGTCATGGCGATCAATGCAGGCATGGACAGTGCGATCATTGACCCGCTGAATAGAGATATGATGGGCATGATTTATGCCACTGAAGCGCTCTTAGGTGAAGATGAATACTGCATGGAATATATCGGAGCATATCGTGAAGATAAATTTGGCCCTAAAAAATAA
- a CDS encoding PucR family transcriptional regulator, with product MKQNSLFSQFSSRLIKILSKQSGLQALVDLGYEVLGNPFTLTDYSTKVLASTGKTQVTDDPVWNELKTNNHFIFQTYSYYVRNSLFKEIAQHDAPFYWSDPYCKYRRLIGKIRINNRDVAFMAVCAHNRDFEERDEELVSLLCEAYSIELQKTKYLDFSQSLMHQSFLFDLLNGKFEDEGLIIERLKILGLKFKSKLFVINIDIQNLDKSKSTLPYMRDEIENKLVNAKAIVYNQNVVVLASCENDRKFLEIELGALKEFIVSNNLQAGISRPFLKLANVRGHYLESMEALKLGKLINKEQNFYKYEDYLIIDLLNKNSNADNCKRYIHHSLLRLIEYDKENGTDYVHSFYIYLCNFKNTKESAAILNIHRNTLFHRMEKIEQLLNVDLNDGNVMFQLYLSYKILEFLRIPLP from the coding sequence ATGAAACAAAATTCGCTTTTCTCCCAGTTTTCATCCCGGTTAATCAAGATACTCAGCAAGCAGTCCGGCCTACAAGCTCTTGTTGATCTGGGGTATGAGGTTTTGGGCAACCCCTTTACACTAACTGACTACAGCACTAAAGTTCTTGCTTCGACGGGTAAGACCCAGGTAACCGACGATCCTGTTTGGAACGAGCTTAAAACGAATAATCACTTTATCTTTCAGACCTATTCCTATTATGTAAGGAATAGTTTGTTTAAAGAGATTGCCCAACATGACGCTCCCTTTTACTGGTCAGATCCTTATTGTAAATATCGCCGGCTGATCGGGAAGATACGTATAAACAACAGAGATGTTGCCTTCATGGCGGTTTGCGCCCATAATCGTGATTTTGAGGAAAGGGATGAAGAATTAGTCTCCCTGCTTTGTGAAGCATATTCCATCGAGCTGCAAAAAACCAAATATCTTGATTTCTCTCAGTCACTGATGCATCAAAGTTTTTTGTTCGATTTGCTTAATGGGAAGTTCGAAGACGAAGGATTAATCATTGAGCGATTAAAAATCTTAGGCTTAAAATTTAAAAGCAAACTGTTTGTTATAAATATTGATATCCAGAATTTAGATAAATCAAAATCAACCCTTCCTTATATGAGGGATGAAATTGAAAATAAATTAGTTAACGCGAAAGCAATAGTCTATAATCAAAACGTTGTCGTACTGGCCAGTTGTGAAAACGACAGAAAATTTCTGGAGATTGAATTAGGGGCTTTAAAAGAATTCATTGTTAGCAATAACCTGCAGGCAGGAATCAGTCGCCCCTTTCTAAAACTGGCGAATGTCAGGGGACATTACCTTGAGTCGATGGAGGCACTAAAGTTAGGAAAACTTATTAATAAGGAGCAAAACTTTTACAAGTATGAAGATTACCTTATTATTGATTTGCTCAATAAAAATTCCAACGCCGATAATTGCAAAAGATATATTCATCACTCTTTGCTAAGACTTATTGAATATGATAAGGAAAATGGCACGGATTATGTCCACAGCTTTTATATTTATCTATGTAATTTTAAAAACACTAAGGAATCTGCTGCTATTTTGAATATCCATCGCAACACCTTGTTTCATAGGATGGAGAAAATAGAACAGCTTTTAAATGTTGATTTAAATGATGGTAATGTAATGTTTCAACTTTATCTATCGTATAAAATCCTGGAGTTTCTTCGAATTCCTCTGCCCTGA